The nucleotide sequence ACATCGGCCGCCTGGAGACGACACACCACTACTACGGCCACGAGGAGCGCGGCAGCCGGAAGCTCTTGCTGCATAAACGGCAGATCGCCAAACTGGCGGACGCCGTGGAGAAAGAGGGACACACGATCGTGCCCCTGCAGATGTACTTCAACAACAAGAACATCATCAAGCTCGAGATCGCCATTGCGCGGGGTAAAAAGCTGCACGACAAACGAGCCGATATGAAAGAGAAGGATATGAAGCGCGACATCGAACGGGCGCTCAAAGACTACTAGCAGCTTTTTGCGGCTCTGCATGAGCCGTCTTCAGTGCCATAGCGGCCAGCGAAAGTCCGCGGGGCTTTGCTCCGGGGACGGCAATGACAGTGGTCGCACGACAAGCGCGCCGATATGAAAGAGAAGGATATGAAGCGCGATATCGAGCGGGCTCTCAAAGACTATTAGCAGCTT is from Sulfurimonas sp. HSL-1656 and encodes:
- the smpB gene encoding SsrA-binding protein SmpB, with the translated sequence MGETIAKNKKAFHDYEILEKFEAGIVLKGSEVKGIRAGRVNLKDSFVKLVRGEAFLFNAHIGRLETTHHYYGHEERGSRKLLLHKRQIAKLADAVEKEGHTIVPLQMYFNNKNIIKLEIAIARGKKLHDKRADMKEKDMKRDIERALKDY